Proteins encoded in a region of the Anas acuta chromosome 13, bAnaAcu1.1, whole genome shotgun sequence genome:
- the SMARCA1 gene encoding probable global transcription activator SNF2L1, producing MDPGPGSPGAPAAARSDGEVPSTSTSGAQEPGSEEKNDPPFQLKPPPKAARPEKEIDPEYEEKMKADRAKRFEFLLKQTELFAHFIQPAAQKSPTSPLKVKLGRPRIKKDEKQCLISAGDYRHRRTEQEEDEELLSESRKTSNVCIRFEESPSYVKGGTLRDYQVRGLNWMISLYENGVNGILADEMGLGKTLQTIALLGYLKHYRNIPGPHMVLVPKSTLHNWMNEFKRWVPSLRAVCLIGDKDARAAFIRDVMMPGEWDVCVTSYEMVIKEKSVFKKFNWRYLVIDEAHRIKNEKSKLSEIVREFKTTNRLLLTGTPLQNNLHELWALLNFLLPDVFNSADDFDSWFDTKNCLGDQKLVERLHAVLKPFLLRRIKAEVEKSLPPKKEVKIYLGLSKMQREWYTRILMKDIDILNSAGKMDKMRLLNILMQLRKCCNHPYLFDGAEPGPPYTTDTHLITNSGKMLVLDKLLAKLREQGSRVLLFSQMTRLLDILEDYCMWRGYEYCRLDGQTPHEEREEAIDTFNAPNSSKFIFMLSTRAGGLGINLATADVVILYDSDWNPQVDLQAMDRAHRIGQKKPVRVFRLITDNTVEERIVERAEIKLRLDSIVIQQGRLIDQQSNKLAKDEMLQMIRHGATHVFASKDSELTEEDITTILERGEKKTAEMNERLQKMGESSLRNFTMDTEMSLYNFEGEDYREKQKLSMMEWIEPPKRERKANYAVDAYFREALRVSEPKVPKAPRPPKQPNIQDFQFFPPRLFELLEKEILYYRKTIGYKVPRNPDLPNAAQVQKEEQKKIDDSMPLTPEETEEKEKLLTQGFTNWNKRDFNQFIKANEKYGRDDIDNIAREVEGKSPEEVIEYSAVFWERCNELQDIERIMAQIERGEARIQRRISIKKALDAKIARYKAPFHQLRIQYGTNKGKNYTEEEDRFLICMLHKMGFDKENVYEELRQCVRNAPQFRFDWFIKSRTAMEFQRRCNTLISLIEKENMEIEEKERAEKKKRGSKVTSSQKRKADLATENSGKKDAKKVKS from the exons aaaaatgatcCTCCATTTCAACTCAAGCCTCCTCCAAAGGCGGCTAggcctgaaaaagaaattgatcCAGAATATGAAGAGAAGATG AAAGCAGATAGAGCAAAAAGATTTGAGTTCCTCCTGAAGCAGACAGAACTCTTTGCACATTTTATCCAGCCTGCGGCACAAAAATCACCAACGTCTCCTTTGAAAGTCAAGCTGGGACGGCCACGgataaagaaagatgaaaagcagTGTTTGATTTCAGCTGGGGA CTATCGCCACAGGCGCACGGAacaagaagaagatgaagagctGTTGTCAGAAAGTCGGAAAACATCTAATGTGTGCATTCGATTCGAGGAGTCTCCTTCGT ATGTGAAAGGAGGAACGCTAAGGGATTATCAGGTTAGAGGTTTGAACTGGATGATCTCACTGTATGAAAATGGTGTTAATGGCATTCTGGCAGATGAAATG GGTCTTGGTAAGACTCTGCAAACAATAGCATTATTAGGCTATCTGAAGCATTACCGAAACATTCCTGGGCCACACATGGTCCTGGTTCCAAAATCAACTTTGCACAATTGGATGAATGAATTTAAACGCTGGGTACCATCGTTACGTGCTGTTTGCCTTATTGGAGACAAAGATGCCAGA GCTGCTTTTATCCGTGATGTTATGATGCCTGGTGAATGGGATGTTTGTGTTACATCATATGAAATGGTAATTAAAGAGAAGTCAGTCTTCAAAAAATTTAACTGGAGGTACCTGGTAATTGATGAAGCCCACAGAATAAAGAATGAGAAGTCTAAG CTGTCAGAGATTGTCCGTGAGTTCAAGACAACGAACCGATTGCTGCTTACTGGAACACCTTTACAGAATAACCTCCATGAGCTGTGGGCATTGCTCAACTTCCTTTTACCTGATGTCTTTAATTCTGCAGAT GATTTTGACTCATGGTTTGATACTAAAAATTGTCTTGGTGATCAGAAGCTTGTAGAAAGACTTCATGCT GTTTTGAAGCCATTCTTATTACGTCGCATAAAAGCAGAAGTGGAAAAGAGTTTGCCTCCAAAGAAGGAAGTAAAAATTTATCTTGGACTCAGCAAAATGCAGAGGGAATG GTATACAAGGATCTTGATGAAAGATATTGATATCCTAAATTCAGCTGGGAAAATGGATAAGATGCGTCTGCTGAATATTCTGATGCAGTTGCGGAAGTGCTGTAATCATCCTTACCTATTTGATGGTGCCGAGCCTGGCCCTCCTTACACCACTGACACGCATCTCATCACTAACAGTGGTAAAATGTTAGTTCTGGATAAACTGCTAGCAAAACTCAGAGAGCAAG GTTCCAGAGTTCTACTTTTTAGCCAGATGACTCGTTTATTGGATATTTTGGAAGACTATTGTATGTGGCGTGGATATGAGTACTGCCGACTTGATGGACAGACACCACATGAAGAAAGAGAG gAAGCAATAGACACATTTAATGCTCCCAACAGcagtaaattcattttcatgctGAGTACCAGAGCTGGAGGTCTAGGAATTAATTTGGCAACTGCTGATGTGGTGATTCTCTATGACTCAGATTGGAACCCTCAAGTAGATCTGCAAGCCATG GATCGTGCGCATCGTATTGGTCAAAAGAAACCAGTACGGGTGTTCCGACTAATCACTGATAATACTGTTGAAGAGAGGATTGTAGAAAgagctgaaataaaactgagacTGGACTCTATAGTTATACAACAAG GAAGACTCATAGACCAACAGTCTAACAAACTGGCAAAAGATGAAATGCTGCAGATGATCCGGCATGGAGCTACACATGTTTTTGCATCTAAGGACAGTGAGCTAACAGAAGAAGACATAACCACTATCTTAGAAAGAGGTGAAAAGAAG ACAGCTGAAATGAATGAACGATTGCAGAAAATGGGGGAAAGCTCTTTAAGAAACTTCACTATGGACACAGAGATGAGCTTATACAACTTTGAAGGTGAAGATtatagagaaaaacagaag CTGAGCATGATGGAATGGATAGAGCCTCCAAAACGAGAGCGCAAAGCTAATTATGCAGTTGATGCTTATTTCAGAGAAGCCCTACGTGTTAGTGAACCAAAAGTCCCAAAG GCTCCACGACCTCCAAAACAGCCAAATATTCAGGATTTCCAATTTTTTCCACCACGATTGTTTGaacttctggaaaaagaaattctaTATTACCGTAAAACTATAGGATATaag GTACCCAGGAACCCTGACCTCCCGAATGCAGCCCAGGtacaaaaagaagaacaaaagaagaTAGATGATTCTATGCCTCTGActcctgaagaaactgaagagaaagaaaagctactAACACAG GGTTTTACAAACTGGAATAAAAGGGATTTTAATCAGTTTATTAAAGCTAATGAGAAATACGGTCGTGATGATATAGATAATATTGCCCGTGAGGTGGAAGGAAAGTCACCCGAGGAGGTCATTGAGTATTCAG ctgtTTTCTGGGAACGTTGCAATGAACTACAGGACATTGAGAGGATTATGGCTCAAATTGAACGAGGAGAGGCAAGAATTCAGCGGAGGATCAGTATCAAGAAAGCCCTTGATGCCAAA ATTGCACGGTATAAAGCACCTTTCCATCAGTTGCGTATTCAGTATGGAacaaacaaagggaaaaattacACAGAAGAAGAAGACAGATTTCTGATATGCATGTTACACAAGATGGGCTTTGACAAAGAAAACGTGTATGAAGAACTACGGCAGTGTGTGCGCAATGCTCCTCAGTTCAGATTTGACTGGTTTATCAAATCTAGAACTGCAATG GAGTTTCAGAGACGCTGTAATACTCTCATATCATTAATAGAAAAAGAGAATATGGAAATTGAGGAAAAAGAACgagctgaaaagaagaaaagaggatcAAAAGTCACATCG tcacagaagagaaaagcagatttgGCTACTGAGAACTCCGGAAAAAAAGATGCTAAGAAAGTGAAGTCGTGA